In Opitutus sp. ER46, the following are encoded in one genomic region:
- a CDS encoding TonB-dependent receptor plug domain-containing protein, protein MKPTLPKSPGPRALLIAGLLAASPASLLAAAATPSAVAEDEAIVLTPFEVNTSRDVGYLAQNTLAGSRLNTSLRDVGAAISVLTPEFLSDIGATNMRDVILFENNAVPDLGDSANNFNGNPLVGNSEWQLRIRGLPASYARNYFTWVTSTDFYNIDRIDQARGPNAILFGFGSAGGIVNSTTKQANLAKNATELTALVGSWDRFRGTIDVNQVVTPNQLAIRLNAMAEDGKSWREFEFDRAKRAHLTTTYRPQPGTSVRVEGEIGRVKNNVARPWLMIDQSSLWRQAGRPTYSGTWPSGPTIATFWPDHLVAGDDGVVRNWLGLGYGSNATASQTWAQLALTPANLAIIPRESNSAGPDAVRETDYETISGFFSREVSDRLSFELAVNHQRTDFLGYDANGSRATNYYGDSGELWGDASATLPDGTANPNAGRLYLENNWTRRHLTDRGTQLRGSLAYTFDTGSWARHRLAAMYEHSQRDTFLDESSEVFTAMPGDSTAAEADVNRVYRRHYFQPGNVSDIHVQSWRVPVAGTGWVPNQYLDNSRQKQDTFLGALQSTFFKDRLVTTVGFRSDSMKYTWVPSERDATTKQWRLGATRRGTRFNASTFSLGTVYHVAKTVSVYANHSNSRDIPNVHIHLIGAEIPPMPKGQGYDFGLKFDLLGGKVYATAGYYTTKVKHMTDWGDVQTAVTDLNTRVLTALRTAGVITAAEQAARTIDANGYMQDRDSEGYEFQVIANPTKNWRISANFSTNEVINRNAMAEVKVWADNNTAFWIAKGGRDFLLSGAGNAWDTIGAQVGWLYQYHIDNVVALNGLQARGERKYGANLYTKYTFTDGLLKGFAIGGGGRYQSRNVLGFYNGGVRMGRELVLADAMLAYTVNPRLLGRETPVEFQLNVSNVFDTDRYQVYTLAWWDTTSSIPERIGLQEPRKFTLSATLKF, encoded by the coding sequence ATGAAACCTACCCTCCCCAAGTCCCCCGGCCCGCGCGCGTTGCTGATCGCCGGCCTGCTGGCGGCAAGTCCTGCCTCCTTGCTGGCCGCGGCCGCCACCCCGTCCGCCGTCGCCGAGGACGAGGCCATCGTCCTCACGCCATTCGAGGTGAACACGAGCCGTGACGTCGGCTACCTCGCGCAGAACACCCTCGCTGGCAGCCGGCTCAACACGAGCCTGCGCGACGTCGGCGCCGCGATCTCGGTGCTCACGCCCGAGTTCTTGTCCGACATCGGCGCGACGAACATGCGCGACGTGATCCTGTTCGAGAACAACGCGGTGCCCGACCTCGGCGACTCCGCCAACAACTTCAACGGCAACCCCCTCGTCGGTAACAGCGAGTGGCAGCTCCGCATCCGCGGGCTCCCAGCCAGCTACGCGCGCAATTACTTCACCTGGGTTACCTCGACCGACTTCTACAACATCGACCGCATCGACCAGGCGCGCGGGCCCAATGCCATCCTGTTCGGCTTCGGCTCCGCCGGCGGCATCGTCAACAGCACCACCAAGCAGGCCAACCTCGCAAAGAACGCCACGGAACTCACCGCGCTCGTCGGCAGCTGGGACCGCTTCCGCGGCACGATCGACGTCAACCAGGTCGTCACGCCCAACCAGCTCGCCATCCGCCTCAACGCCATGGCGGAGGACGGCAAGTCCTGGCGTGAGTTCGAGTTCGACCGGGCCAAGCGCGCCCATCTCACCACCACCTACCGGCCGCAACCCGGGACGAGCGTGCGCGTCGAGGGCGAGATCGGCCGCGTGAAGAACAATGTCGCCCGCCCCTGGCTCATGATCGACCAGTCCTCCCTCTGGCGGCAGGCGGGCCGCCCGACCTACAGCGGCACCTGGCCCTCCGGTCCCACGATCGCGACGTTCTGGCCGGACCACCTCGTGGCCGGGGACGACGGCGTGGTGCGCAACTGGCTCGGGCTCGGCTACGGCAGCAACGCCACCGCCAGCCAGACTTGGGCTCAGCTGGCGCTCACGCCGGCGAACCTCGCCATCATCCCGCGCGAGTCCAACTCCGCCGGCCCCGACGCCGTGCGCGAGACCGACTACGAGACGATCAGCGGCTTCTTCAGCCGCGAGGTCAGCGACCGGCTCTCCTTCGAGCTCGCGGTGAACCACCAGCGCACCGACTTCCTCGGTTACGACGCCAACGGCAGCCGCGCGACCAACTATTACGGCGACAGCGGCGAGCTGTGGGGCGACGCCAGTGCGACGCTGCCCGACGGCACGGCCAACCCCAACGCGGGCCGCCTGTATCTCGAAAACAACTGGACCCGACGCCACCTGACGGACCGCGGCACCCAGCTGCGCGGCAGCCTCGCGTACACCTTCGACACCGGCAGCTGGGCGCGCCACCGGCTCGCCGCCATGTACGAGCACTCGCAGCGGGACACCTTCCTCGACGAATCCTCGGAGGTGTTCACCGCGATGCCGGGCGACAGCACCGCCGCGGAGGCTGACGTGAACCGGGTTTATCGCCGCCACTATTTCCAGCCGGGCAATGTCTCCGACATCCACGTGCAGTCCTGGCGCGTGCCGGTCGCCGGCACCGGCTGGGTGCCGAACCAGTACCTCGATAACTCGCGCCAGAAACAGGACACGTTCCTCGGCGCGCTCCAGAGCACGTTCTTCAAGGACCGGCTGGTGACGACGGTCGGGTTCCGCTCGGACTCGATGAAATACACCTGGGTGCCGAGTGAGCGGGATGCCACGACCAAGCAGTGGCGGCTCGGCGCGACCCGCCGCGGCACGCGTTTCAATGCCAGCACGTTCAGCCTCGGGACCGTGTACCACGTGGCGAAGACGGTCTCGGTTTACGCCAATCATTCCAACAGCCGCGACATCCCCAACGTGCACATCCACCTGATCGGCGCCGAGATTCCGCCGATGCCAAAAGGCCAGGGCTATGACTTCGGCCTGAAGTTCGATCTGCTCGGCGGCAAGGTCTACGCCACCGCCGGCTACTACACCACCAAGGTGAAGCACATGACCGACTGGGGTGACGTGCAGACCGCGGTCACCGACCTCAACACGCGTGTGCTCACGGCTCTGCGTACCGCCGGCGTCATCACCGCCGCCGAGCAGGCGGCGCGCACGATCGACGCGAACGGCTACATGCAGGACCGCGACTCGGAGGGTTATGAGTTCCAGGTGATCGCCAATCCGACGAAGAACTGGCGGATCTCGGCCAACTTCTCGACGAACGAGGTGATCAACCGGAACGCCATGGCCGAGGTGAAGGTGTGGGCGGACAACAACACCGCGTTTTGGATCGCGAAAGGCGGCCGCGACTTCCTCCTCAGCGGCGCGGGCAATGCGTGGGATACGATCGGCGCCCAAGTGGGCTGGCTGTACCAGTATCACATCGACAACGTCGTGGCGTTGAATGGTCTCCAGGCGCGTGGCGAACGGAAATACGGCGCAAACCTCTACACGAAGTACACGTTCACCGATGGTCTCCTGAAGGGCTTCGCCATCGGCGGCGGCGGCCGGTACCAGAGCCGGAACGTCCTCGGCTTCTACAATGGCGGGGTGCGGATGGGCCGCGAACTCGTCCTCGCCGACGCCATGCTCGCCTACACGGTGAACCCGCGGCTGCTCGGGCGCGAAACGCCCGTGGAGTTCCAGCTCAACGTGAGCAACGTCTTCGATACCGACCGCTACCAGGTGTACACGCTGGCCTGGTGGGACACCACCTCCTCGATTCCCGAGCGGATCGGCCTGCAGGAGCCGCGCAAGTTCACGCTCAGCGCCACCCTCAAATTCTAG